CATTCCAGTCGCGCGGCGCGGCCATGGCCGCCGTCAGCGCATGCTGCATCGATTTCATCGCGTCCAGCTGCGCGCTGTACTGCTGGTAGCGCAGCGGCCAGAACAGGGCCGGATTTTCGCGCCGCATGGTGGTATTGACGTGCAGCAGCACGAGAAACACGGCCATACCGGCGGCAAAGGCTTTGTGCGGCCAGCCCGGCGCGGTACCGGCGCGCGACGCCTGCCAGCGCTGCAGCTGGTGGTCGGCCAGCAGCACGGCCGCCGTCACGAGCACAAACCAGCCGGCCGCTTGCGCCAGGGCGACGCTGTTGTGCAGGAGAAATTCTCCCGTTTCCGCTTGATCTGTCGCAAACATGGCCTGCAAAACCGCATTCGGGTTCGGGCGCATGCCAAAATAGCCACGCAAGAAGCCTTTTACGGCGGCGTCCAGGTAAAACACGGGCACGACGACGCGCACCAGCACGGTGATCGCGCCGGAACTGCCACGCCATGCGTGCAGCACGCCGCCCACGCCCAGCAGGAAGGCCGCCAGCAACACGCTCAATTTCAGGCATTCGTTCGCGCTTAACTGATCGAAGAGGAAGAAAACCAGCAGGCCAGCAATGCTGAACAGGACACGGCAAAACAGAATCAGCATGGAGGCGATGGAGAGTAAGCATTGAACAAGGACAAGCCCGCGCGGACGGGCCAGCGATTGTAGCGCAGTCTGTTGCAACTTGTACCATCGTTTCCTGCGCGCTGCTGATTCACGCATGCTACTGACAGAAATTGTCAGTGCTTTTTATTATGATTTCGGCACCAGCTGGCCAGCCAGTACTATTGATATCTCCACCTGCGACAGGACTTTTCATGACACGTGCCATTACCATACTGACCGAAAACTTTGCCGATTGGGAAACCGCCCTGCTCAATTCCACGGCGCGCCTGTACTACGGCTTTTACACGCAGTTCGCCACGCCAGGCGGCTTGCCCGTCACCTCGTCCGGCGGCATGCTGGTTACGCCGCAACTGGCGCTGGAAGATATCGTGCTCGAGGAGCTCGATTTGCTGATGGTGTGCGGCGGCAGCCATTGGCAAAGCGGCAAGGCGCCCGACCTGGGACCCCTGCTGCGCGCGGCGCGCGACAAGGGCGTGGTGCTGGCCGGCATTTGCGACGGCACGCGCGTGCTGGCGCAGGCGGGCGTGCTCGACACCGTGCGCCATACGTCCAACAGCGCGGGCAACTTGCTGGAAACGGGCTATGCTGGCGCCGCCCTGTACCAGGACGTACCGTGGGCCGTTGCCGACCAGCGCATCATCACGGCGCCCGGCACGGCGCCCGTCACCTTCACCAAGGAAGTCTTGCGCGCCCTGGGCATCGCCGACGACAACCTGACGGCCTACCTGGCCATGCATGGGTCCGAGCACGGCCAGGCCGCAGCGGCGCGCTAATCCGGGGAAAGCACGCGCAAACGCGCCACGGCGTGCGTGTTGCCCGGGTCCAGCTCCAGCGAACGGCGGTAATGCGTGACGGCCAGCGCCGTGGCGCCATCGGCCTCGTACGCTTCGGCCAGGCTGTCGTGGCCATTCGCCCCTTGCGGATACAGCTGCACACCCAGCTGGAAGACGGCGACCGCCTGTTTCGGCTGCTGCCGGCCCAGCAAGCGATAGCCCCAGGCATTCAGGTCGTCGTCGGCGGGTGCGGGCAGCCCATGCTGGCGCCGGATGGCGGCCAGTTTCTGCTCCAGCCCTTCAAAGCCCGTGCTGGCCGCCTTGTTGCGCAATAAATGCGCGGCATACGCGCCGCCCCGCTGCTGGCGCAGTCCGGGAACATAAAAGCCGGCAATGGTATCGATCAGCTGTTCCGGCTGGCCGCCGGCCAGGTTGCTCAGGATAATGACGGCCAGGCCATCGTCGGGATACACATAGAAGGCCGAGCGGCCGCCGCCGATGCCGGCCACGGCGCGGTGGCCATCACGGCCGATGGTGGGCCAGCCCAGCGCCCACGGCGCCGGCTTGCCGTCGTTCAAACTGGTCGGCTGCCACAGCCGTTCCACACTGGCGGGCGCCAGCAAGCGCCCCGACTGCAGGGCGATGAGCCAGTTGACCAGTTCGCCCGCATTGCTGTTGATGCCGGCCCCGGCGCGCATGAAGACGGGAAAGTCCTCGATCACGTTGCGGTAGCCGTTGCCTCCCCGGTCCAGCACGTAGGAACTGGCCTTGTTGGCGACGACGTCCTTCGCATCGCCAAAGCCGCTGTGCCGCATGCCGGCCACGTCGAACTGCCGGTGCCGGATGAAGTCGGTAAAGGGCTGGCCGTTCTGGCGCTCAATCAATTGCGCCAGCAACACGTAATTGGTCTGGTTGTAGCGGTAGCGCTGGCCTGGCGGGGCTTCCACGGGCAGCGCCTGCACGGCGCTCCACGCCGCAGCGGCGTCGTCCGGTTGCGGCCCCACCAGCTTGCCGCTGCGCTGGTCGAGCACGTCGGGCAAGCCCGAGGTATGGTTGAGCAATTGCGTCACCGTCACGGATTGCCAGGCTGCAGGCAGCCCCGTCAGGTATTGGCCGATGGGCGCGGCCAGGTCGATCTTGCCCTCCTGCACCAGCTGCATCACGGCCACGCCCGCAAACGCCTTGGTGGCCGAGTTGATGGAAAACAGGCTGGCGTCCGTCACCGGCACCTGGTATTGCAGGCTGGCCAGGCCGAAATTGCGCTTCAGCACGACCTTGCCGTGCCGGATCACGGCCAGCTGCAGCCCGGGAATCTGGCGCTCCCGCATTTCGCTGCGCACAAAGGCGGCAATCTCCTGTTCCGCGCGCGATGCCTGCGATGGGCTGGCGGGGGCGGCGATGGCGAGCGAGGTGACGGGAGCTGCCACGGCGGCAAGCGCCATGACGAGCAGGACGGACGGGAGGCGTGGCTTCAAGATGCGGCTTTCGACAGTTGAAAACGGAACCGCAGCATCCCATACCTATTTGTCAACGTCAACGACAATCTTGCCGACTAGAAAGTTACTCTTCCAGCCACACATCTTCATACCCTTGCCGGTCGAGAATGAACTTGGCGCCGCTGGGCAAGGCCAGGTAATCGACCACCTGCGGCAGCATCTCGTGCAGGTGCTCCGCATGCAGGGCCTGGTAAAAGCCGCTGGCGTCGTCGTGTTCGCCGCAGTGGATGAACCAGCTGATGGTGCCGTTTTCCGGCAGCACGATGCGGGTGCCATAGATGGGCGACTGCGCCAGGCTGCCGATGGCCAGGGCCACCATAGTTTCGGGCGCCTGCGCCGGCAAGCCGAATTTGTCGCAGATGCGTTGCTGTGTTTCGCTGATCAGTTCAGTCATGGTGCTCTCAGGATCCGATGTAGCGGTAATGGAGGCGCAGCGCGCCATCGTGGCCGGACATTTCCAGGTGCAAAATCGCTTCGCCCGGCTTGCCGTCGGCCAGCAACAGGCATTCCAGGCCCAACGGGCCGTCGCCGGTGGCGTACACATCGACGCCGGGCCGGCCGCCCTTGCCCGGCACAAAGGCGTGCGCCAGCGGCGTCAGGGACAGCGCCTCGTTGGCCGCAAAGTAGCTGTCGAGCATGTCGACGATCTCCGCGGCCACGGCCGGCGACAGACCCCAGTCGCGTTGCAGCGCAACAGGATCGCGCCCGTTCAGCGTCTGCACGAACGCTGCGGCCTGCGCGTACGCCAGCTCTCGCAGGCTGTCAGTAACTGTCATTTCCATATAGCGACTCCACCTTCTCCATTCAACAGGCGCCATTATAGTGCGTGGCCGGGCGCATAGTCGATCCGTTTGCCATCCATAATCAAACGGCTTGCCGATCATTTAAAACGCCGCCTTTATTATTTATCGCACTGCAATAACATAAATGGCCGGCGTGATATTTGGTGAGTATCTCGGACATATAATCGCGAATACGGTTGATTTCCAATTGACGCTTATTTATTCCGGCGCTAATATCGAACGGCCATATACCATGGCACACAGCGCAAGCCGTACTTAACCATCACAAGAGGATAGTACAATGCAAAACCAATCCAAATTGTTCGCATTCAAACTGGCTGAAAAACAAGTTCAAAAACAGGCGGCGCCCGCCACCGTCTGGAAAGTGCGCGACGGCGTCGCCGTGGCCGGCTGCACCGCCGTCGGCACCAATGATCAATATCGCGACTCTTCGCGTCTCAAGCCGAACGACAGCGGCCAGTATTGCTGATTTCCGGCACGCCATAACCCCGCCCGGCGCGGGGTTGCATATATTCCCCATATTCAAACCGGCGCCGTGCGGCGCGGATTTTCCGCGCGCAATGAATATATGAACCCCTCTCAATTGGAGATGCCATTCTTTAAAGCAGTTATCGGTAAAAATCGAAACATAACCATTAACAGAGGATCTCATGCACGATAAAACCAAGCTGTTCGCATTCAAACTGGCGGAAAAAAAGGAAGAGGAAAAACCGGCGCGTCCTGCGCCCTGGAAAGTGCGCGACGGTGTCGCCGTGGCCGGCTGCACGGCGGTCGACAGCGAGGAACAATACCGCTATTCGCGCGTCGGCTCGAGTGACGGCGGAGAATTCTGCTGATCGCTGCGCCAACTGAAAGCCTTGCCGCGGCAAGGCTTTTTCATCTTCCCGATTTTCCGCTACTGCAGGCTCCCCGACATGCATAAAAAGGTATTGATTATCAGCCATAGCGGCGATCTGCACGCCGACCTGGTGGCAACGATTCTCGCCGACCGCGGCCATGCCCCCTTCCGTATCGATCTCGACGCCTTTCCCCGCGATTACCAGCTGTGCCAGCGCATGCTGGGCGGCCAGGCCAGCGCGCGGCTGCGCCGCCTGCCCGACGGCGACTGGCTGGACCTGCGCCAGGTGGGCGCCGTCTGGCTGCGCAAGGCGGCCGACTACGCCTATGCCAGCGCCGACCTGACGCCGCAGGAACGCGCCTATGCCCGGCTGGAAACGGAACAAGCCATCTTCAGCGTGCTGTACAGCCTCGATTGTTACTGGCTCAGCCACCCGCTGGCCCTGCGCGGCGCCCAATGGAAGGGCGAACAGCTGGCGCGGGCCGCGCGCATGGGTTTTCGCGTGCCCGCCACCGTGATTACCAACGTGCCCGACGACGTGCGCGCTTTCCGCGCCACCGTCGGCGGCCCCATCATTTTCAAGAGCATGTCCACGCCCAGCCTGGCAGCCGAAGCCGTCGAAGACGTGGACAGAATCAGCGCCGGCCTCGGCACCACCATCGTCGACGACGCCATGCAAGGCAGCCTGGACGCCGTTAGCGAGCTGAGCTGCCAATTCCAGGAATATATCGCCAAGCAATATGAATTGCGGGTCACCGTAATCGGCCAGCAACTGTTTGCCGCTCGCCTGTATTCCCAGGACGATGCGCGCACGGCCATCGATTCACGCGACATGTCGGCCCCCATCCGCTATGAAGCCGCGACCTTGCCCGATGACATACGGCAGCGCTGCCTCGCTTTCGTGCACAGCTATGGGCTCGAATATGGCGCGCTGGATCTCATCGTCACGCCCGAAGGCGAATATGTTTTCCTGGAAAACAATCCTGTTGGTCAATTTCTATATGTGCAACAACTGGTGCCCGCCTTGCCCCTGCTGGAAAGCGTGGCCACTACCCTGATCGAAGGAGCCTTATGCCGCAGCCAGACCTGAGCCAGATTCCCCACCAGTTGCGCGAACTGGAACTGGCGCGCGACAGCCGTGCCATCGTCCTGGCCGCCTCGCACCTGGACATGGAACTGCTGCCCGCCCTGTATGAACTGTGCCAAGACATCGGCCCCGTGGCGCGCCTCGACGTGGTGCTGCACGGACGGGGCGGCATCGTCAACGCGGCGCGGCGCATCGCCCTTCTGCTGCGCCGGCATGCGCGCCACCTGAGCTTTATCGTGCCCTTCCACTGCCAGTCGGCCGCCACCTTGCTGGCCCTGGGCGCCGATGAGATCATCGCCGGCGACCTCGCCCTGTTCTCGCCCATCGACCCGCAGCTCGATGGCGCCGACGGCGGCTCCATGTCCAGCCTGGACATCAAGGTCTTCGGCGACATGGCGCAGCAGTGGTTCGGCGTCGATGCCGGCGAAGCGCGCCAGCAATCCTTGTCCCTGCTGTGCGGCAGCATCTTTCCCCCGTCCCTGACGGCCTTTTACCGCACCACGCTGGAACTGGCGCAAATCGGCGAGGAATTGCTGGCGTGGCAATTGCCCGATGCCACGCAAGAGGCGCGGCGTGCCATCGTCGCGCAATTGGTGACTGGATACCACTCGCATAACTATGCCTTGACGCGCGAAGAGCTGGCCCGGCTGGGCTTGAACATGGCGCGCGATGCCCAGGCTGAACGGCTGGGCTGGGCCATCTCGACCCAGTTGCAGGCGCACATAGGCGGCGCCCTGCGCAGCGCCCCCGACGAACCGTGGAACGATGCGCTGCTGGCCTCGCGCGACGGCGTGCAGCTGCGGCGCCAGCGTCCGGGCGGCTTCGCACCGCTGTGGACCACGCAAACGGGGGCAGCATGCTGACGGCATTACTGTCTGATATTGCGCGCTGCTGCATCGCCTTGCTGCTGCTGGCGGCCAGCGTGGGCAAGCTGCGCAGCTACGGGGAATTTCGCGGCAACCTGGCCACCTCGTTCGGCCTGCCGCCCGCCGCCGCTGCCTGGGCCGCGCCAGCCCTGGTGGCGGCAGAACTGCTGCTGGCCGGCTGGCTGCTGGCCGGCGGCGCCCGGCTGCCGATGCTGCTGTCGTTATTGCTATTGAGCACCCTCACTGCCGTGCTGGCCTGGCGCTACTTCACGCACAGCGTGGTGCGCTGCAGCTGCTTCGGCGAAGCGGCGCGGCCCGTCTCGCAGTACGACTTGCTGCGCAACGCGCTGGCGGTGGGCATCAACGGCAGCTACTTTGCGCTGGCGCAAGATGCGGCCTTGCCCGTCGCCACCACTGTATTGGCGGCCGGCTTGGCGGCCATCGCCTGCGTGGCCATCATTTCCCTGCACGACATCGCCACCCTGGCAAAGGCCGGATGATGGATGCCGCGACCTTGCAACTGGTGCTGGCGGCACTGGCGTTCGCCATCGCCGGCAATCTCTGGCTGACCCTGGCCGTGCTGCGCGCCAGCCGCCGCGAAAGGCTGGCGCCCACGGCGCTGGCGCCGGGCGAGCCCCTGCCCGCCGTGCCAGCCCGCCCGCTGACTGGCGGCGCGCGTTTCCAGCCGGGCGCCCCCGGCCAGGCGGCCGTGCTGCTGTTCCTCGCCAGCCGCTGCCCGAAATGCGCGGATAAGCTGGCCGGCATCGAACGGCTGCTGCCGTTGGCGCGCAATGCGGGCCTGGCCGTGTGGCTGCTCAGCGAAGAACCGGCCCGCCGGCTGCGCGCCTTCCTGCCCGGCGACGCCTTGCGTGCGGCGGCGGCGCGCGTCAGCCTGCGCGACTACCGGCGCGTCAATCCCCAAATGAGCTCGCCGTCCTATGTCTTTGTCAATCACCAGGGACGCGTGGAAGCGGCCGGCCTGATCGGCGACGCAGACTGGCTGGCCCTCGTCGGACAATTGAACGCCGAACCGTCACAGGAGCGCGCCGCATGAGCAATATCAACTTCGGCCCGCATTTTGAACGCCTGCGCCTGCTGTACCCCGTGCGCTGGCGCATTGCCGCCGGCCTGCTGTGCATGGCCCTTACCGTGGGCGCGCAGCTGGCCTTTCCGCAAGCCATCGCGTATTTCATCGACAACGTGACCGCCCTCACCCGGCACGGCGTCACGCCGGGCATGGTCGCCGCCATGCTGGCCTTCAGCGTGCTGTATGCGCTGGCCTCGGCCGCGCGCTTCTACCTGCTGCAATCGAGCGGCCACATGGTTGTCATGGGCGTGCGCCGGCGCCTGTTCGACGTGGTGATCAACCAGCCCATCGCCTTCTTCGACAAGCACCATGGCGGCGAGCTGAACAGCCGGCTCACGTCCGACGTGTCGGCCCTGCATGAAAGCCTGACCATCGGCGCGGCCAACGCCCTGCGCTCGCTGTGCGTGTTTTTGGGCGGCATCGCCATGCTGCTGCAGCTGTCGCCCATGCTGAGCCTGCCGCTGGCCTTGTTCATTCCCATCAGCCTGTATCTCGGCAAGTTATCCGGCAGCAATTACCGGCAGCGCGCGCGGGCCATTTCGGCCACCCTGGCCGCCAGCGGCAAGGTGGCGCAGGAATATTTTGCCCATGCGCGCCTGGTGCAGGCGTTCAACCAGCAAGGCGGCGCCATGGCCCGTTACGCGCAAGCCATGCGGGAGCTGCTGGAGGTGTCGCTGGCCGGCACGCGGCTGCTGGCCGTGTTCCAGGGCGCGCAGGGGCTGCTCGCTTTTGCTGCCCTGCTGACCACCCTGTGCTTCGGCGCCCACCTGATCGGCCAGGGCCGCCTGAGCGTGGGCGAGCTGACGGCCTTTGTCATCTATGCCAGCATGGTGACGGACACGGCCGGCTCCATCAGCGAGTTCTGGAACACCTGGATGCGCACCATGGGCTCGACCGACCGCATCTTCGAGATCCTGCGCAGCCACCGTGCCGTGCCCGAGGCGCCGCCGCAGCCGCCGCTGGCGGGCCACATCGCGCTGCGCGACGTGCGTTTTGCGTATCCCGAGCGCGTACAGGTCGCGGCGCTCGACGGCGTCAGCCTGTCCATCCGCGCAGGCGAAAAGATCGCCCTCGTCGGCGCCTCGGGTGCGGGCAAGTCCACCATCGCCAGCCTGGTGCTGGGCCACTACAAGATGGACGCGGGCAGCCTGCAATTCGACGGCATCGACGCGCAGGTGCTGGGCGTGACGCAGTTGCGGCGCCAGATGGCCGTGGTGGAGCAGGAGCCGGCCCTGTTTTCCGGCAGCATCGCCGACAATATCGCCTTTGCCGTGCCGGACCGGGTCGTGGCGCGCGAAGCGATGGTGGCGGCGGCGCGCCTGGCCCATGCCCACGATTTTATCGCGGCCTTTCCGGACGGCTACGACACCCTCGTGGGCGAACGGGGCGTGCAATTATCTGGCGGACAGAAGCAGCGCATCGCGATTGCCCGCGCCATCCTGCGCGCGCCGAAAATCCTGATTCTGGACGAGGCCACCAGCGCGCTCGACGCGGCCAGCGAACAGCTGGTGCAGCGCGCGCTCGACGCGCTGATGCAAGGACGCACCACCATCATCATCGCCCACCGCTTTTCCACCATCGTCAAGGCCGACCGCATCATCGTCATGGACAAGGGCCGGATTTGCCAGCAAGGCACGCACGCCGAGCTGCTGCGCGCGGGCGGCCAGTATGCGCGGCTGATGCAGCAGCAGCTGTCGCAATTCCAGCAGTTGCATGACAGTACGGCCACCCTGTAGAGTGGGCCAGATGAAAAAAACCTACCATGGCAGTTGCCACTGCGGCGCCGTGCGCTTCGCGGCCGAGATCGACCTGGCGGCCCCCAGCCTGCGCTGCAACTGTTCCTATTGCCTGAAAATCCGCTGCTGGGCCAGCCAGGTGCCGCCCGCCGACTTCCGGCTGCTGGCCGGCGAAGGCGACTTGAGCGCATACCGCTTCGGCGCCGGCCGCGAACGCCACTATTTTTGCCGCCACTGCGGCGTACACCCGTTTGGCTACGGCGATTCGCCCCGCAGCGGCCCATTTGTCGGCATTGGCGTGAACTGCCTCGACGATGCGGCGGCGGCCGAGCTGGCCCGGGTGCCCGTCACCTTTGTCGATGGCTGGCATGACGACTGGGACAGGCCGCCGCAGGAAACAGGGCACTTGTAAACAATGCAAATGTAGAAATGGTTGTCAGCTACGCCGGAGTTTTCCTACGTGGCGACAAGGAGTGTCCCTATGGTTAAGCCCGACGCTTGCAACGAGAATGGTCTCAACGGTGCTGCACGGCGCCGGAGCTCAGCAGGAACATCCGACCCAATATTGGAGCGGATGACGACGCAGACTAACCTTAGGGGACATGATCATGACTTCGAACAGCAACGACAAATCCGGCAGCCAATCGGACAAACAGCAATCGGGCAGCCAACAGTCGGACAAACAGTCCGGCAGCCGCCAATCGTCGGGCGGCACCCAGGGCGGCACGCACGAGCAGCACGTCGAGGCGGGCCGCCAAAGCCA
This window of the Janthinobacterium agaricidamnosum genome carries:
- a CDS encoding type 1 glutamine amidotransferase family protein, whose amino-acid sequence is MTRAITILTENFADWETALLNSTARLYYGFYTQFATPGGLPVTSSGGMLVTPQLALEDIVLEELDLLMVCGGSHWQSGKAPDLGPLLRAARDKGVVLAGICDGTRVLAQAGVLDTVRHTSNSAGNLLETGYAGAALYQDVPWAVADQRIITAPGTAPVTFTKEVLRALGIADDNLTAYLAMHGSEHGQAAAAR
- a CDS encoding serine hydrolase domain-containing protein; its protein translation is MKPRLPSVLLVMALAAVAAPVTSLAIAAPASPSQASRAEQEIAAFVRSEMRERQIPGLQLAVIRHGKVVLKRNFGLASLQYQVPVTDASLFSINSATKAFAGVAVMQLVQEGKIDLAAPIGQYLTGLPAAWQSVTVTQLLNHTSGLPDVLDQRSGKLVGPQPDDAAAAWSAVQALPVEAPPGQRYRYNQTNYVLLAQLIERQNGQPFTDFIRHRQFDVAGMRHSGFGDAKDVVANKASSYVLDRGGNGYRNVIEDFPVFMRAGAGINSNAGELVNWLIALQSGRLLAPASVERLWQPTSLNDGKPAPWALGWPTIGRDGHRAVAGIGGGRSAFYVYPDDGLAVIILSNLAGGQPEQLIDTIAGFYVPGLRQQRGGAYAAHLLRNKAASTGFEGLEQKLAAIRRQHGLPAPADDDLNAWGYRLLGRQQPKQAVAVFQLGVQLYPQGANGHDSLAEAYEADGATALAVTHYRRSLELDPGNTHAVARLRVLSPD
- a CDS encoding immunity protein Imm33 domain-containing protein, whose amino-acid sequence is MTELISETQQRICDKFGLPAQAPETMVALAIGSLAQSPIYGTRIVLPENGTISWFIHCGEHDDASGFYQALHAEHLHEMLPQVVDYLALPSGAKFILDRQGYEDVWLEE
- a CDS encoding ATP-grasp domain-containing protein produces the protein MHKKVLIISHSGDLHADLVATILADRGHAPFRIDLDAFPRDYQLCQRMLGGQASARLRRLPDGDWLDLRQVGAVWLRKAADYAYASADLTPQERAYARLETEQAIFSVLYSLDCYWLSHPLALRGAQWKGEQLARAARMGFRVPATVITNVPDDVRAFRATVGGPIIFKSMSTPSLAAEAVEDVDRISAGLGTTIVDDAMQGSLDAVSELSCQFQEYIAKQYELRVTVIGQQLFAARLYSQDDARTAIDSRDMSAPIRYEAATLPDDIRQRCLAFVHSYGLEYGALDLIVTPEGEYVFLENNPVGQFLYVQQLVPALPLLESVATTLIEGALCRSQT
- a CDS encoding SDH family Clp fold serine proteinase, giving the protein MPQPDLSQIPHQLRELELARDSRAIVLAASHLDMELLPALYELCQDIGPVARLDVVLHGRGGIVNAARRIALLLRRHARHLSFIVPFHCQSAATLLALGADEIIAGDLALFSPIDPQLDGADGGSMSSLDIKVFGDMAQQWFGVDAGEARQQSLSLLCGSIFPPSLTAFYRTTLELAQIGEELLAWQLPDATQEARRAIVAQLVTGYHSHNYALTREELARLGLNMARDAQAERLGWAISTQLQAHIGGALRSAPDEPWNDALLASRDGVQLRRQRPGGFAPLWTTQTGAAC
- a CDS encoding MauE/DoxX family redox-associated membrane protein; protein product: MLTALLSDIARCCIALLLLAASVGKLRSYGEFRGNLATSFGLPPAAAAWAAPALVAAELLLAGWLLAGGARLPMLLSLLLLSTLTAVLAWRYFTHSVVRCSCFGEAARPVSQYDLLRNALAVGINGSYFALAQDAALPVATTVLAAGLAAIACVAIISLHDIATLAKAG
- a CDS encoding ABC transporter ATP-binding protein; this translates as MSNINFGPHFERLRLLYPVRWRIAAGLLCMALTVGAQLAFPQAIAYFIDNVTALTRHGVTPGMVAAMLAFSVLYALASAARFYLLQSSGHMVVMGVRRRLFDVVINQPIAFFDKHHGGELNSRLTSDVSALHESLTIGAANALRSLCVFLGGIAMLLQLSPMLSLPLALFIPISLYLGKLSGSNYRQRARAISATLAASGKVAQEYFAHARLVQAFNQQGGAMARYAQAMRELLEVSLAGTRLLAVFQGAQGLLAFAALLTTLCFGAHLIGQGRLSVGELTAFVIYASMVTDTAGSISEFWNTWMRTMGSTDRIFEILRSHRAVPEAPPQPPLAGHIALRDVRFAYPERVQVAALDGVSLSIRAGEKIALVGASGAGKSTIASLVLGHYKMDAGSLQFDGIDAQVLGVTQLRRQMAVVEQEPALFSGSIADNIAFAVPDRVVAREAMVAAARLAHAHDFIAAFPDGYDTLVGERGVQLSGGQKQRIAIARAILRAPKILILDEATSALDAASEQLVQRALDALMQGRTTIIIAHRFSTIVKADRIIVMDKGRICQQGTHAELLRAGGQYARLMQQQLSQFQQLHDSTATL
- a CDS encoding GFA family protein — protein: MKKTYHGSCHCGAVRFAAEIDLAAPSLRCNCSYCLKIRCWASQVPPADFRLLAGEGDLSAYRFGAGRERHYFCRHCGVHPFGYGDSPRSGPFVGIGVNCLDDAAAAELARVPVTFVDGWHDDWDRPPQETGHL